One Echinicola strongylocentroti DNA window includes the following coding sequences:
- the argG gene encoding argininosuccinate synthase: protein MKKVVLAYSGGLDTTFCAIHLSQEKGYEVHAVLVNTGGFSEEELKTTEKRAGKLGIASFEVLDVTQTYYNEVIKYLIFGNVLKNQTYPLSVSAERILQAKALAEYAKKIGAKSIAHGSTGAGNDQVRFDMIFQTILPEAEIITPIRDLKLSREAEIEYLKKHGVEMNFEKAKYSINKGIWGTSVGGKETLTSGDTLPEEAYPTQLTKEEPTKITLQFEAGELARVNGDKFDNPVDAILKVQELADPYAIGRDIHVGDTIIGIKGRVGFEAAAPLIIIKAHQLLEKHTLTKWQTFWKNQLSEFYGNHLHEGHYLDPVMRNLEAFLADTQQFVTGEVKVALKPYQFQLIGIDSPHDLMSAKFGSYGEMNKGYTAEDVKGFTKILGNQTAIFHKVNQTLDND from the coding sequence ATGAAAAAAGTTGTTTTAGCATACAGCGGTGGTTTGGACACTACTTTTTGCGCCATTCACCTATCCCAAGAAAAAGGCTATGAAGTACATGCCGTTTTGGTCAATACCGGCGGATTCAGTGAAGAAGAGCTAAAAACCACCGAAAAAAGAGCAGGTAAATTGGGCATCGCCTCTTTTGAGGTATTGGACGTCACCCAGACGTACTATAATGAAGTGATCAAATACCTGATCTTTGGCAACGTGCTAAAAAACCAGACATACCCCCTTTCTGTAAGTGCAGAAAGAATCCTTCAAGCCAAAGCCTTGGCCGAGTATGCCAAAAAGATAGGCGCTAAGTCCATTGCGCATGGTAGTACCGGAGCAGGAAATGACCAAGTCCGTTTTGACATGATCTTCCAGACGATCCTGCCAGAGGCAGAAATCATCACTCCTATCCGTGACCTCAAGCTCAGCCGTGAAGCGGAGATCGAGTACCTGAAAAAGCACGGAGTGGAAATGAATTTCGAAAAGGCAAAGTACTCCATCAACAAAGGCATCTGGGGTACTTCTGTGGGGGGCAAGGAAACGCTTACTTCTGGAGACACACTCCCTGAAGAGGCTTACCCTACCCAACTGACCAAGGAAGAACCAACCAAAATCACCCTTCAATTTGAAGCGGGAGAATTGGCGAGAGTGAATGGTGACAAATTCGACAATCCTGTTGATGCCATTCTAAAAGTGCAGGAGCTGGCAGACCCTTATGCCATTGGCCGTGATATTCACGTGGGAGACACCATTATCGGCATCAAAGGCCGTGTGGGATTTGAAGCAGCAGCCCCTTTGATCATCATCAAAGCACACCAACTACTGGAAAAACATACCCTCACCAAATGGCAGACCTTCTGGAAAAACCAACTGTCCGAGTTTTACGGCAACCATCTTCATGAAGGACATTACCTGGATCCAGTAATGAGAAACCTGGAGGCTTTCCTGGCCGACACGCAACAGTTCGTTACCGGCGAGGTCAAAGTAGCCCTGAAACCCTACCAATTCCAATTGATTGGCATCGATTCTCCGCACGACTTGATGTCGGCTAAATTTGGTAGTTATGGAGAAATGAACAAAGGCTATACTGCCGAGGATGTCAAAGGCTTTACCAAAATCCTAGGCAACCAAACCGCCATTTTCCACAAAGT
- a CDS encoding GNAT family N-acetyltransferase — protein MTKSQFIIQTAGVQHCKYADTIVDEMALSAKARGTGIAKRSPDYIIQKMMEGKAVIALSKEGEWAGFCYIEAWGHGKFVANSGLIVSPNFRKSGLARDIKKAVFKLSRTKFPNAKIFGLTTGAAVMKINSELGYVPVSYSDLTDDEEFWKGCQSCVNYEILKSKNRQNCLCTAMLYVPKDQKKKDVAMKKDFGKNLNLFERLVRMKRAVFTGIKKKTIKTFELI, from the coding sequence ATGACAAAAAGTCAATTTATCATACAAACTGCGGGCGTTCAGCATTGTAAATACGCAGACACCATCGTGGACGAAATGGCCCTTTCTGCCAAAGCACGCGGTACCGGCATTGCCAAACGCTCTCCCGACTATATCATCCAAAAAATGATGGAAGGCAAAGCCGTAATAGCGCTTTCCAAAGAAGGTGAGTGGGCGGGATTCTGCTACATCGAGGCGTGGGGACACGGTAAATTCGTAGCCAACTCCGGCCTCATCGTATCCCCTAACTTCCGGAAATCCGGCTTGGCCAGGGATATCAAAAAAGCGGTATTCAAACTCAGCCGAACCAAGTTTCCCAATGCCAAAATCTTTGGACTGACCACCGGAGCCGCGGTCATGAAGATCAATTCCGAACTTGGTTATGTACCCGTAAGCTACTCAGACCTTACAGACGACGAAGAATTCTGGAAAGGCTGCCAAAGCTGTGTCAACTATGAAATCTTGAAAAGCAAAAACCGTCAAAACTGCCTCTGCACCGCCATGCTCTACGTCCCCAAAGACCAAAAGAAAAAAGACGTGGCCATGAAAAAGGATTTTGGCAAAAACCTCAACCTGTTCGAACGATTGGTGCGCATGAAGCGCGCGGTATTTACAGGTATAAAAAAAAAGACAATAAAGACCTTTGAATTAATATAA